One genomic window of Haliotis asinina isolate JCU_RB_2024 chromosome 4, JCU_Hal_asi_v2, whole genome shotgun sequence includes the following:
- the LOC137281332 gene encoding uncharacterized protein produces MGKTGVFILILFLRVSKNRVPAIQDCESVKITHVMTFDNRLFSRWLLWKKSSLNRIECATFCLQEKTCVSFQMKEGESVCKGYAVAFNGDSTSESVPGYVLYETEKARGFIGSSCQNNADCYLPDSVCVNSECMCDPGLAFSPQQKSCVLTCTEYGPHFTTIPGYYIRHNNMLTTYGVTEQQCVNLCANQTNFVCRAADHETDVERCDLTDQSLLIVDKSDYIIEVDRTSIHFSRDCKA; encoded by the exons ATGGGAAAAACAGGCGTTTTCATCCTGATTCTATTCCTGCGTGTTTCTAAAAATAGAGTTCCAGCCATTCAAGATTGTGAGAGTGTCAAAATCACGCATGTCATGACGTTTGACAATCGGCTGTTTTCGAGGTGGTTGTTGTGGAAAAAATCATCACTGAACAGAATTGAATGTGCCACCTTCTGCCTCCAAGAGAAAACCTGCGTTAGCTTTCAAATGAAGGAAGGAGAGTCAGTCTGTAAAGGCTATGCCGTCGCCTTCAACGGGGACTCCACAAGTGAATCAGTCCCGGGATATGTGTTGTATGAAACCGAGAAAG CTCGAGGCTTTATTGGATCTTCGTGTCAGAACAACGCAGACTGTTACCTTCCTGACTCCGTCTGTGTCAACTCCGAGTGTATGTGTGACCCCGGACTGGCATTCTCACCTCAACAGAAGTCTTGTGTTTTAA CTTGTACAGAGTACGGTCCTCATTTCACTACAATACCTGGCTACTATATAAGGCATAATAACATGCTTACCACCTACGGGGTGACTGAACAACAGTGCGTGAACCTCTGTGCCAACCAAACCAACTTTGTCTGCCGGGCAGCTGATCACGAAACCGATGTCGAGAGATGTGACCTCACTGACCAATCTCTCCTGATTGTTGACAAATCTGACTACATAATAGAAGTGGATCGTACAAGTATTCATTTTTCCAGAGATTGCAAAGCCTGA